The genome window CATAAGGAAGGTTGCCTTTTTTATAATCTTGGATGTAGAGGTCCCATGACCCATGCACCTTGTAATAAAATCCTATGGAATAGAATATCTTCTAAAACAAGAGCAGGAATGCCCTGTATTGGCTGCACAGAGTTTGATTTTCCATTAAGGGAAGACTTTTTTGAAACAAAGAAAAATATGGGAATTCCAGAAGAAGTTCCTCTGGGGGTTTCTAAAAGAGCTTACATCACAATAACAGGAGTAGCAAAGACCCTGAAAAACGAAAGGGTTTCTAAAAAATTAGAAGAAACCAATTAGTTGGTTGATTTATCAATTTATTTTAACTTTTTTAAGTATTCTCTGGCTATAACGTTTTCAGGGTCTAATATTAGAACATCATTAAATATTTTTTTTGCCTCTTCTTTTTTTCCAGTAGCAAACTTTAATAAACCAAGTTCAACCAGGAAGTTTGTATCTGTAGGGTATAATGCAAGCATCTTATTGATAACTTTTTCTGCAAGGGTAAATTTATTTTGCATCCTTAGAACGAAGGATAATCTTAAATTTCCATAGTAATTGTAAAAATCTATATTTAATATCTGGTAACAGACCTTTTCTACATCACTGTATCTATTTTGAGACAGTAGTGGTAAAGTATATCCTAATTTTGCTTCTACAGAAGAAGGTAATAATTTCATGGCTTTTTCATAATGATAAATGGAGTTTGCATATTTTTTGTCAAGGTAATAGAGCCATCCTAATCTTAAATTTATTGTATACCCGTTTGGGTATTCCTTATATAAAGGTATTAATGCTTTTATAGCATCTTCATAGTTCCCACTTTTCTCGTATTGATAAGAACGGTAATAAGCATTCTTTATGTCTTCATACTCTATTCCAAATGAGAAATAGGATAGTATTAAGATTGATAGTAAAATCTTCTTAAACATGTTCTAACCTCTAAAATGTAGCTCCAAGAGTGAAAAATAAAGATGTTAATTCTGAGGTTTTTGTGGAATTAATTTCTTTAAATCTGTCCTGACTTATTCCTGCACTAATTCTTGTTTTTTTGTTCATGTTATAGCCTATAGAGAAGGCATATCCAGATTTATATTTTTCAGAAAGATTATACACAACAAAACCATCATTTTTTACAGCAAAAGTCTGTTCTCCTATCCAGCCTGATAAACTTAAAGTAAATTCTTTGTAATAGTAGGATATATTCTGTTCTATAGAAAGAAAGTTCTTACCAAAGCCCACATCATCAGAAAGTCCTATGTAATAACCTCTTGTCTCAAGATAGAAACTGCCGTAATTGTAGTAATCTCCTATATAAAATCCTAATTTAGGTGATACCTGAAATACAGAAAGACCTGATATTGTCTTGGTAACAGTAGTAGAAGAAAATTTCCCTCTCATATAGGTGTAGGTTTTATTAATCTCATAATTACCATAGTAAGAATACGAAAAATCCACACCTATATTTCTTTTGTATTGTTCATACAGCTCTCCTCCAACAAGAAATATAATTCCCCCATCTGTAGCTTTATCGTCAGAGCTTATATAGTGCAGTCCTGCTTTAATCTGGGTGTTAGGTAAGGAATAATTCCTATATAAGCCAGTATAGTCAAACTGATTGAGAGTTCCTCCATCAAGATACTTGATATTGGTGTAGCTTACACTTCCTTCTAATGTATGTTGATTGTTTATTCCCATATATCCGAACAATCCCATATAGTAGCCGTAGTCTTTTGCTTCAGAATT of Persephonella sp. IF05-L8 contains these proteins:
- a CDS encoding tetratricopeptide repeat protein gives rise to the protein MFKKILLSILILSYFSFGIEYEDIKNAYYRSYQYEKSGNYEDAIKALIPLYKEYPNGYTINLRLGWLYYLDKKYANSIYHYEKAMKLLPSSVEAKLGYTLPLLSQNRYSDVEKVCYQILNIDFYNYYGNLRLSFVLRMQNKFTLAEKVINKMLALYPTDTNFLVELGLLKFATGKKEEAKKIFNDVLILDPENVIAREYLKKLK